A stretch of Triticum aestivum cultivar Chinese Spring chromosome 1D, IWGSC CS RefSeq v2.1, whole genome shotgun sequence DNA encodes these proteins:
- the LOC123182356 gene encoding WRKY transcription factor WRKY24: MAMTPPSSFPPASPSSYLNMSSGFLDSSALLSPSLFPSPTTGAFPSHQFNWMGTPENDGLQGSANQDEQRQYSGFTFHTTAPLPAATATASSFLQSSMPMAQLVGDSYEQQQQQQPWSYQDTGMNGGARPAEFTTQFEPPTTSTIMATTAPDALGNGGYSVPAPSGAAGYRVQSRRPSSDDGYNWRKYGQKQMKGSENPRSYYKCSFAGCPTKKKVEQAPDGQVTEIVYKGTHNHPKPQNPRRGSGSAVSSSYALQCHGANDASSDALSGTPENSSASYGDDETNGVSSRPAGAVGGGEDQFDDEEPDCKRWRSDGEATIMAVGNRTVREPRVVVQTMSDIDILDDGYRWRKYGQKVVKGNPNPRSYYKCTTPNCPVRKHVERASQDLRAVVTTYEGKHNHDVPAARGSAAAAARYRAATLQPAASYLQGAGGYSSLRPDGFGGVDGGGAPAEMSGFALSGFGNPSYSYASMQEQQQQQQSDAMYYDASRAKDEPRDDMFFGHSLMF; encoded by the exons ATGGCCATGACGCCGCCGTCCTCCTTCCCGCCGGCGTCCCCGTCGTCGTACTTGAACATGTCCTCCGGGTTCCTCGACTCGTCGGCCCTCCTCAGCCCCAGC CTATTCCCATCGCCGACGACGGGCGCATTCCCCTCGCATCAGTTCAACTGGATGGGGACGCCGGAGAACGACGGCCTGCAGGGAAGCGCCAACCAGGACGAGCAGCGGCAGTACTCCGGCTTCACGTTCCATACGACGGCACCGCTGCCGGCGGCCACCGCGACCGCGTCCTCCTTCCTGCAGTCGTCCATGCCCATGGCTCAACTG GTGGGAGACTCAtacgagcagcagcagcaacagcaaccgtGGAGCTACCAAGACACGGGCATGAACGGGGGCGCGAGGCCGGCGGAGTTCACCACGCAATTCGAGCCGCCGACCACGTCGACCATCATGGCGACGACGGCACCTGACGCGCTCGGGAACGGCGGCTACAGCGTCCCGGCGCCGTCGGGGGCGGCCGGGTACCGCGTGCAGAGCCGGCGGCCGTCGTCGGACGACGGCTACAACTGGCGCAAGTACGGGCAGAAGCAGATGAAGGGGAGCGAGAACCCGCGCAGCTACTACAAGTGCTCCTTCGCCGGCTGCCCCACCAAGAAGAAGGTGGAGCAGGCGCCCGACGGCCAGGTCACCGAGATCGTGTACAAGGGCACACACAACCACCCCAAGCCGCAGAACCCGCGCCGGGGCTCCGGCTCGGCGGTGTCGTCGTCGTACGCGCTGCAGTGCCATGGGGCCAACGACGCGTCGAGCGACGCGCTCTCCGGCACGCCCGAGAACTCGTCGGCGTCCTACGGGGACGACGAGACGAACGGCGTGAGCTCAAGGCCTGCCGGAGCCGTCGGCGGCGGTGAGGATCAGTTCGACGACGAGGAGCCTGACTGCAAGAGATGGAggagcgacggcgaggcgacgattATGGCCGTCGGCAACCGGACGGTGCGGGAGCCGAGGGTGGTCGTCCAGACGATGAGCGACATCGACATCCTCGACGACGGCTACCGGTGGCGCAAGTACGGGCAGAAGGTGGTCAAGGGCAACCCAAACCCGAG GAGCTACTACAAGTGCACGACGCCCAATTGCCCGGTGCGGAAGCACGTGGAGCGCGCGTCGCAGGACCTGCGGGCCGTGGTCACCACGTACGAGGGCAAGCACAACCACGACGTGCCGGCCGCGCGCGGGAGCGCCGCCGCAGCAGCGCGGTACCGCGCTGCGACGCTGCAGCCGGCCGCGAGCTACCTGCAGGGCGCCGGCGGCTATTCCAGCCTACGCCCCGACGGGTTCGGcggcgtcgacggcggcggcgcgccCGCGGAGATGAGCGGGTTCGCGCTGTCCGGGTTCGGCAACCCGTCCTACTCGTACGCGAGCatgcaggagcagcagcagcagcaacagagcgACGCGATGTACTACgacgcctcgagggccaaggacgAGCCGAGGGACGACATGTTCTTCGGCCACTCGTTGATGTTCTGA